Proteins found in one Ctenopharyngodon idella isolate HZGC_01 chromosome 16, HZGC01, whole genome shotgun sequence genomic segment:
- the LOC127496987 gene encoding apolipoprotein A-I-like, whose protein sequence is MKVLVVLALAVFTGCQANLFTADEPKPQLEQLTDAFWSYVSKATQTAEETVKMIRSSQLGQEVNARLTQSADMASEYAVTLKKQMDPLAEELMTKITKEAEVLRERLGQDLITVRDQLEPYADNLKSQIQQRVEELRTAMTPYADSLDSETLKATLLQKSEELRGNLEQSVKELQAQLEPYTAEIKEKVDQRLQEFQKTVSPLAEDLQTQIRERAQMVQQSLTPHAEDLKEKLDPYAQDLKDQLTSLYETFIKRN, encoded by the exons ATGAAGGTTCTTGTGGTGCTTGCACTTGCTGTATTTACAG GTTGCCAGGCCAACCTTTTCACTGCTGATGAGCCCAAGCCACAGCTGGAGCAGCTGACTGATGCATTCTGGAGCTATGTTTCCAAGGCAACACAAACCGCAGAGGAAACCGTCAAGATGATCAGGTCTTCCCAACTGGGACAGGAAGTCAA TGCTAGACTGACCCAGAGTGCCGACATGGCCAGCGAATATGCCGTCACCCTCAAGAAACAGATGGATCCTCTGGCTGAAGAGCTGATGACCAAAATCACCAAAGAAGCTGAAGTGTTGAGGGAGCGTTTGGGCCAGGACCTGATCACTGTGAGAGACCAGCTGGAGCCCTATGCTGACAACCTCAAGAGCCAGATCCAGCAGAGAGTGGAGGAGCTCAGGACGGCCATGACTCCATATGCAGATTCCCTGGATTCTGAGACCCTGAAGGCCACTCTGCTCCAGAAGAGTGAGGAGCTGAGAGGAAACCTGGAGCAGAGCGTGAAGGAGCTGCAGGCTCAGCTGGAGCCCTACACTGCTGAAATCAAGGAGAAGGTTGACCAGCGTCTGCAGGAGTTCCAGAAGACCGTGAGCCCTCTGGCTGAGGATCTTCAGACCCAGATTAGAGAGAGAGCCCAGATGGTCCAGCAGAGTCTCACACCCCACGCTGAAGACCTGAAGGAAAAGTTGGACCCCTATGCACAGGACCTGAAGGACCAGCTCACCTCCCTGTACGAAACCTTCATCAAGAGAAATTAG
- the LOC127496991 gene encoding apolipoprotein A-I-like, which translates to MKVLVVLALAVFTGCQANLFYADEPKPQLEQLTDAFWSYVSKATQTAEETVKMIRSSQLGQEVNARLTQSADMASEYAVTLKKQMDPLAEELMTKITKEAEVLRERLGQDLITVRDQLEPYADNLKSQIQQRVEELRTAMAPYADSLDSETLKATLLQKSEELRGNLEQSVKELQAQLEPYTAEIKEKVDQRLQEFQKTVSPLAEDLQTQIRERAQMVQQSLTPYAEDLKEKLDPYAQDLKDQLTSLYESFIKRN; encoded by the exons ATGAAGGTTCTTGTGGTGCTTGCACTTGCTGTATTTACAG GTTGCCAGGCCAACCTATTCTATGCTGATGAGCCCAAGCCACAGCTGGAGCAGCTGACTGATGCATTCTGGAGCTATGTTTCCAAGGCAACACAAACCGCAGAGGAAACCGTCAAGATGATCAGGTCTTCCCAACTGGGACAGGAAGTCAA TGCTAGACTGACCCAGAGTGCAGACATGGCCAGCGAATATGCCGTCACCCTCAAGAAACAGATGGATCCTCTGGCTGAAGAGCTGATGACCAAAATCACCAAGGAAGCTGAAGTGTTGAGGGAGCGTTTGGGCCAGGACCTGATCACTGTGAGAGACCAGCTGGAGCCCTATGCTGACAACCTCAAGAGCCAGATCCAGCAGAGAGTGGAGGAGCTCAGGACGGCCATGGCTCCATATGCAGATTCCCTGGATTCTGAGACCCTGAAGGCCACTCTGCTCCAGAAGAGTGAGGAGCTGAGAGGAAACCTGGAGCAGAGCGTGAAGGAGCTGCAGGCTCAGCTGGAGCCCTACACTGCTGAAATCAAGGAGAAGGTTGACCAGCGTCTGCAGGAGTTCCAGAAGACCGTAAGCCCTCTGGCTGAGGATCTTCAGACCCAGATTAGAGAGAGAGCCCAGATGGTCCAGCAGAGTCTCACACCCTACGCTGAAGACCTGAAGGAAAAGTTGGACCCCTACGCACAGGACCTGAAGGACCAGCTCACCTCCCTGTACGAATCCTTCATCAAGAGAAATTAG
- the LOC127496990 gene encoding apolipoprotein A-I-like codes for MKVLVVLALAVFTGCQANLFYADEPKPQLEQLTDAFWSYVSKATQTAEETVKMIRSSQLGQEVNARLTQSADMASEYAVTLKKQMDPLAEELMTKITKEAEVLRERLGQDLITVRDQLEPYADNLKSQIQQRVEELRTAMAPYADSLDSETLKATLLQKSEELRGNLEQSVKELQAQLEPYTAEIKEKVDQRLQEFQKTVSPLAEDLQTQIRERAQMVQQSLTPYAEDLKEKLDPYAQDLKDQLTSLYESFIKRN; via the exons ATGAAGGTTCTTGTGGTGCTTGCACTTGCTGTATTTACAG GTTGCCAGGCCAACCTATTCTACGCTGATGAGCCCAAGCCACAGCTGGAGCAGCTGACTGATGCATTCTGGAGCTATGTTTCCAAGGCAACACAAACCGCAGAGGAAACCGTCAAGATGATCAGGTCTTCCCAACTGGGACAGGAAGTCAA TGCTAGACTGACCCAGAGTGCCGACATGGCCAGCGAATATGCCGTCACCCTCAAGAAACAGATGGATCCTCTGGCTGAAGAGCTGATGACCAAAATCACCAAGGAAGCTGAAGTGTTGAGGGAGCGTTTGGGCCAGGACCTGATCACTGTGAGAGACCAGCTGGAGCCCTATGCTGACAACCTCAAGAGCCAGATCCAGCAGAGAGTGGAGGAGCTCAGGACGGCCATGGCTCCATATGCAGATTCCCTGGATTCTGAGACCCTGAAGGCCACTCTGCTCCAGAAGAGTGAGGAGCTGAGAGGAAACCTGGAGCAGAGCGTGAAGGAGCTGCAGGCTCAGCTGGAGCCCTACACTGCTGAAATCAAGGAGAAGGTTGACCAGCGTCTGCAGGAGTTCCAGAAGACCGTGAGCCCTCTGGCTGAGGATCTTCAGACCCAGATTAGAGAGAGAGCCCAGATGGTCCAGCAGAGTCTCACACCCTACGCTGAAGACCTGAAGGAAAAGCTGGACCCCTACGCACAGGACCTGAAGGACCAGCTCACCTCCCTGTACGAATCCTTCATCAAGAGAAATTAG
- the LOC127496985 gene encoding apolipoprotein A-I-like: MKLYLILAFVAFTGCQANLFYADEPKPQLEQLTDAFWSYVAKATRTAEDTLKMIRESQLGQEVNARLTQSADMASEYAVTLKKQMDPLAEELMTRITKEAEVLRERLSQDLITVRDQLEPYADNLKSQIQQRVEELRTAMAPYADSLDSETLKATLLQKSEELRGNLEQSVKELQAQLEPYTAEIKEKVDQRLQEFQKTVSPLAEDLQTQIRERAQMVQQSLTPYAEDLKEKLDPYAQDLKDQLTSLYESFIKRN; encoded by the exons ATGAAACTGTATCTGATTCTTGCCTTTGTGGCATTCACAG gtTGCCAAGCCAACCTTTTTTATGCTGATGAGCCCAAGCCACAGCTGGAGCAGCTGACTGATGCATTCTGGAGTTATGTTGCCAAGGCCACACGCACAGCAGAGGACACCCTGAAAATGATCAGAGAGTCTCAACTGGGTCAGGAAGTCAA TGCTAGACTGACCCAGAGTGCCGACATGGCCAGCGAATATGCCGTCACCCTCAAGAAACAGATGGATCCTCTGGCTGAAGAGCTGATGACCAGAATCACAAAGGAAGCTGAAGTGTTAAGAGAACGTCTGAGCCAGGACCTGATCACTGTGAGAGACCAGCTGGAGCCCTATGCTGACAACCTCAAGAGCCAGATCCAGCAGAGAGTGGAGGAGCTCAGGACAGCCATGGCTCCATATGCAGATTCCCTGGATTCTGAGACCCTGAAGGCCACTCTGCTCCAGAAGAGTGAGGAGCTGAGAGGAAACCTGGAGCAGAGCGTGAAGGAGCTGCAGGCTCAGCTGGAGCCCTACACTGCTGAAATCAAGGAGAAGGTTGACCAGCGTCTGCAGGAGTTCCAGAAGACCGTGAGCCCTCTGGCTGAGGATCTTCAGACCCAGATTAGAGAGAGAGCCCAGATGGTCCAGCAGAGTCTCACACCCTACGCTGAAGACCTGAAGGAAAAGTTGGACCCCTACGCACAGGACCTGAAGGACCAGCTCACCTCCCTGTACGAATCCTTCATCAAGAGAAATTAG
- the LOC127496992 gene encoding apolipoprotein A-IV-like, whose translation MKAFVILALAVFTGCQANLSNEEKPNPHLDHLIHAFWNYIAQAVQTTDEPSQMMRTSQLGQEVKLTQTPSSEDLMTKITKEAEVLREHLSQDLNTMRDKLEPYADNLKSQIQQRVEELKVAMTPYAESLDSETLKATLLQKSEELRGNLEQSVKELQAQLEPYTAELKENVHQNLQEMKKSFAASTEDLQAQI comes from the exons ATGAAGGCTTTTGTGATTCTTGCACTGGCTGTTTTTACAG GTTGCCAAGCCAACTTATCTAATGAAGAGAAGCCAAATCCACATCTGGATCACTTAATACATGCATTCTGGAACTATATTGCCCAAGCAGTACAAACTACTGATGAACCTTCACAGATGATGAGGACATCTCAGCTGGGACAGGAAGTCAA ACTAACACAGACTCCTTCATCTGAAGATCTGATGACCAAAATCACCAAAGAGGCTGAAGTGTTGAGGGAGCATCTGAGCCAGGACCTGAACACCATGAGAGACAAACTGGAGCCCTATGCTGACAACCTCAAGAGCCAGATCCAGCAGAGAGTGGAGGAACTCAAGGTGGCCATGACTCCATATGCAGAATCCCTGGATTCTGAGACCCTGAAGGCCACTCTGCTCCAGAAGAGTGAGGAGCTGAGAGGAAACCTGGAGCAGAGCGTGAAGGAGCTGCAGGCTCAGCTGGAGCCCTACACTGCTGAACTCAAGGAGAATGTGCACCAAAACCTGCAGGAAATGAAAAAATCTTTTGCTGCATCAACTGAAGACCTCCAGGCCCagatttaa
- the LOC127496989 gene encoding apolipoprotein A-I-like, protein MKVLVVLALAVFTGCQANLFYADEPKPQLEQLTDAFWSYVSKATQTAEETVKMIRSSQLGQEVNARLTQSADMASEYAVTLKKQMDPLAEELMTKITKEAEVLRERLGQDLITVRDQLEPYADNLKSQIQQRVEELKTAMTPYADSLDSETLKATLLQKSEELRGNLEQSVKELQAQLEPYTAEIKEKVDQRLQEFQKTVSPLAEDLQTQIRERAQMVQQSLTPYAEDLKEKLDPYAQDLKDQLTSLYESFIKRN, encoded by the exons ATGAAGGTTCTTGTGGTGCTTGCACTTGCTGTATTTACAG GTTGCCAGGCCAACCTATTCTACGCTGATGAGCCCAAGCCACAGCTGGAGCAGCTGACTGATGCATTCTGGAGCTATGTTTCCAAGGCGACACAAACCGCAGAGGAAACCGTCAAGATGATCAGGTCTTCCCAACTGGGACAGGAAGTCAA TGCTAGACTGACCCAGAGTGCCGACATGGCCAGCGAATATGCCGTCACCCTCAAGAAACAGATGGATCCTCTGGCTGAAGAGCTGATGACCAAAATCACCAAGGAAGCTGAAGTGTTGAGGGAGCGTTTGGGCCAGGACCTGATCACTGTGAGAGACCAGCTGGAGCCCTATGCTGACAACCTCAAGAGCCAGATCCAGCAGAGAGTGGAGGAGCTCAAGACGGCCATGACTCCATATGCAGATTCCCTGGATTCTGAGACCCTGAAGGCCACTCTGCTCCAGAAGAGTGAGGAGCTGAGAGGAAACCTGGAGCAGAGCGTGAAGGAGCTGCAGGCTCAGCTGGAGCCCTACACTGCTGAAATCAAGGAGAAGGTTGACCAGCGTCTGCAGGAGTTCCAGAAGACCGTGAGCCCTCTGGCTGAGGATCTTCAGACCCAGATTAGAGAGAGAGCCCAGATGGTCCAGCAGAGTCTCACACCCTACGCTGAAGACCTGAAGGAAAAGCTGGACCCCTACGCACAGGACCTGAAGGACCAGCTCACCTCCCTGTACGAATCCTTCATCAAGAGAAATTAG